CAAGAGGATTTGATACTGCTGCCTCCACTGTTTCTGATAGAAAATTTACAGTTGAGTCCCTTAAATAGAAACATCTTCTGTTGCAGAAAGATTTTTATGTGATATAGAAATTGATCTTCAAAGTGCCTGGTACTGTTGCATGGAGACAGAAACCAGAGGGCTTGTAGATTCTGAACTGTTTTTAATGACAATGTGATCTGTATAATGGAGCAGCCTGTTAAtctccatttcctttctgcttctagGTGTCAGCGCAAGGCAGTAAAACCTCATCAGAAGCAGAGTCCCGAATTTTCTGGTTAGGACTAATTACCTGCCCTATGATCTGGGTGATATTTGCATTCAGtgctctcttttctttcaaaGTGAAGTGGCTGGTGAGTGGACTCCCTTGACTCAGGAACAGATCCTGTGTGTTACAGGCAAGGTGGTGTAAATCAATGACTGTGTTTTCCTGTGCCTTAGGCAGTGGTTGTGATGGGAGTGGTGCTTCAGGGAGCCAACCTTTATGGTTATATCAGGTGTAAAGTTGGCAGTAGAAAGAACTTGACAAGCATGGCGACCAGCTATCTTGGGAAGCAGTTCTTGCGGCAGGTAAGATTTCCAGGGTTTTGGAAACCCTCCAGTCATATTTGTTTCTGTCCGTCAGCTTCCTGACTGCCTGGGCCatgaaaagaaagactgaaaaagttATCTGTAGTTCTGTAGAGGAAACCTCTGCACATTGCTGCTTTGTGAAATTGAGCCCCCCTTAGTAAAGTCACAGAGTAACTTGCTAATTATTGGCATCAAGTTCCATTTGCAGCACATTGTGGGTTCACATTATTTGCTGGTGCCATGGACAGGTGCCATTGAAATTACTGGAATATGTCTGGTACATTGGAAATCAGGAACATATTCACTGTGTGAACTACCTTTGGATAATGCATTGCTAAATTACTCCTTTCACTGCTTCCTCTCAGGTTGTGCTAGCCACAAAACCATACATCTGGAGGGATGTGGCACTGCTGCTTGTGCTTCAGTGCACAGCTGCAGCGTGTGTAGCTCTTAGCTGAaagggctgctgctgccttttatattctttttcactTCCAACCTTCTCAAGAGGTCCTTTTCTGCCCCAGCGCTGGGTTTTCTCCCTTCCACGGGTCCCTGCAGTGGTGGGCACAGCCGAGCCCTGTCCCTTTTCTAGGCTGTCATTTAACATCTGCTTTGATCGAGTTGCCTGAGTGTGCTGTGTTACGCAGACAGCTCTGGGGACAGGTGGTTTGGCTGCCACGGATTCACCGAAGTTTGCTGGGATTACTCATTAATTGATCAGAAGCTCAAACTGTGATAAACCTTTCTTGGCTGGCAGTGCTGGGATTGTGCTCTTCTGTAGCTGGATCTGCTTCTGAATGCTTTTGCCACTGCAGTGGTTAACCAGAGGTCCAGACCAGTCTCAGTCTCTGACAGAAATTAATGTCTTGCCTCAGAGTCATGGCAGCGAGTGATATAGTTCTGTActccatttcttctcttttttatttatttttttgccttctgCAGACTGTGGCTAAAGAGGACCAAACACCATCCTGAATGTAGTGGAAGCCTCAAGCCAGACCAGATTCACAGTAATGGACAACAGAGAGTTTTGCTCTGACCGTGAGATTTGGGAGCTGCGTACATCAAGTGTGAATTCAAAGAAGTGAATAAATTGTGCAAGACTTCAGGTTAACACTCTGGCAACTTATATTCAATTTTCTACTAGCAGTTTGTGTTTCAGTCCTTTAGTTTTATTAATTAGAATTGATTTGTCTaaacttcaaattaaaaaataccctAGGTGGCTCTCATACAGGTTTAGAACTACTGGATGAATTAAGAGAAAATTGCTTGACATCCTTCAGAAGAACTGTGCACAAGCTGAGCCTTGTTATCCAGGAACTCCCCCAACTCCCAGCAGCTGGTGCCTCACATAGTTTCAGTTGTGGACGTTGCTGTGTTTTGTTCTTGGAGGTCATTGCTGCTTTGTTACGGAGTTTAGATAGTGCTCTTTTGGCTCTGCCTCTCATTCTGTGATTTCAACAGCGCTGAGATGGTTGCAGTGAAGGACATCTAAAGGAGATGTTGCTGTTGGCTCAGAGGGAAGATGATTGAAATCTCGTGGAAGCTGCAGAAAGTGACTTCTGAGCACCTCAGGTCATATTTACCTGAATCACTCTTGGAGTTCTCAGCAACATCTTAAACCCCTGCATTTATGGGAAGTCCCTGTACCTGTAGGCCTGCCCCTGTATGGAAATGACAAGAGTAAAACCAGTTTCTGAGGCAGGTTGCTCGGCCGTCCCGGAGCCGGAGGGTGTCGGGGCACAGCCGATGGCTCAGTGGTGCTGTCGCCATCGGGCGTGGTGGCAACACGGCATGGTGCCGCACGTCCGGTGCCGCCGGGCTCCTCCGGCCGGGAGGGTGTAGGGTGGTGGGATCTGCAGGTTCCTCACCAGCCCCTCGGCACAGGGAGCAGGGACGACAGGGGTTTATGATTTTTGAATCCATGCAGAGTGCTGTTCTCGAGCTGTGCTCCCCAAGGTGTCTCTAGGGGctggaaaaaaagccttttgtagGATTGTGTGGTGTTGGCTGGCAGTGTTCACTTAGACAGCTGGAAGTGGTGTGTTTTGTGTGATAAGCTGTATGAAAAGGGTCAGTTCCTCCTTGTCACGTAATTCTGTTCAAGGCAGATTGTACTTTCGTGGCAGCAGATATTGTAGACTTCAGatgagatattttaaattaagaaatggTTTCTTTTTGAATAATGGGTATTGTAAATTGTGGGATTGCATTAACATGATTCCTCTCCCTGTACTGTAGCAATATTTGGGAGCTGTACATTTGTTTAACTCTTTGGATTGATACCTTCCTtttgtaaatatgtatttataaaatcttgaaattaaaataatgctttgtttAACCAGACAAGATATCCCTTCTGCGATTCACAGCCGAGCTCTGTTTGTACACTGTGTTCTTGTGATGTACAGGGGTTACTTGTCAAGTTAAACGGTGCTGTTCAGCGAGCTCTGGCACACTTCCTTTCACCTGGGAGTCTTGGACAGTTTTCCTTGTGCAAACACTTCCTTCCCAAGCGTGCTGGAGTGGTGACCATGCAGAGCTGGAGGGGTTGTTGCTCTGT
The sequence above is drawn from the Athene noctua chromosome 18, bAthNoc1.hap1.1, whole genome shotgun sequence genome and encodes:
- the TVP23C gene encoding Golgi apparatus membrane protein TVP23 homolog C isoform X2, which gives rise to MVTIILLLSCDFWAVKNVTGRLMVGLRWWNQVDDDGRSHWVFEARKVSAQGSKTSSEAESRIFWLGLITCPMIWVIFAFSALFSFKVKWLAVVVMGVVLQGANLYGYIRCKVGSRKNLTSMATSYLGKQFLRQTVAKEDQTPS